A genomic region of Methylobacterium durans contains the following coding sequences:
- a CDS encoding branched-chain amino acid ABC transporter substrate-binding protein, translating into MRTMVLAGLALGLLVSGEPVSVAQAQIKIGVASPVTGGSAAFGAQIRNGAVQAVEDINKAGGIKGKKFELSSGDDASDPKQGVSVANKLASEGVTMVVGDFNSGVSIPASDVYQDAGIIQITPASTAVKFTERGNWNTFRTCGRDDQQGAVAGEYLAKHFAAKRVAFVHDKTPYGKGLADETRKVFRAKGGKDAVYEGINPGEKDFSALVSKLKQAGIDIVYFGGIHTEAGLLIRQMRDQGLQAALMGGDGITDKEFVQIAGPGAEGTLMTFSPDARKNPDAKDVVAAFKAKGIDPEAYTLYSYAAVQILAKAIEATGSTDGKALADYLHQGKPTRTVIGEIAYDKKGDITRPDYVMYVWKKNAAGAIDYSGNEVTQ; encoded by the coding sequence ATGAGGACGATGGTGTTGGCGGGCCTCGCGCTCGGCCTGCTGGTCTCGGGAGAGCCGGTCTCGGTGGCGCAGGCTCAGATCAAGATCGGCGTCGCGAGCCCGGTCACCGGCGGCAGTGCCGCCTTCGGAGCGCAGATCCGCAACGGCGCTGTGCAGGCGGTCGAGGACATCAACAAGGCGGGCGGCATCAAGGGCAAGAAGTTCGAGCTGTCCAGCGGCGACGACGCCTCCGACCCGAAGCAGGGCGTCTCGGTCGCCAACAAGCTCGCCTCCGAGGGCGTCACCATGGTGGTGGGCGACTTCAATTCCGGTGTCTCGATCCCGGCCTCCGACGTCTACCAGGACGCCGGCATCATCCAGATCACACCGGCCTCGACGGCGGTGAAGTTCACCGAGCGCGGCAACTGGAACACCTTCCGCACCTGCGGCCGCGACGACCAACAGGGCGCGGTGGCGGGCGAGTATCTCGCCAAGCACTTCGCGGCCAAGAGGGTCGCCTTCGTCCACGACAAGACGCCCTACGGCAAGGGGCTCGCCGACGAGACCCGCAAGGTCTTCCGCGCCAAGGGCGGCAAGGATGCCGTCTACGAGGGCATCAATCCCGGCGAGAAGGATTTCTCCGCCCTCGTCTCGAAGCTGAAGCAGGCCGGCATCGACATCGTCTATTTCGGCGGCATCCATACGGAGGCCGGCCTGCTGATCCGGCAGATGCGGGACCAGGGCCTGCAGGCGGCGCTGATGGGCGGCGACGGCATCACCGACAAGGAGTTCGTGCAGATCGCCGGCCCGGGCGCCGAGGGCACGCTGATGACCTTCTCGCCCGATGCCCGCAAGAACCCGGACGCCAAGGACGTGGTGGCGGCCTTCAAGGCAAAGGGCATCGATCCGGAGGCCTACACGCTCTACTCCTACGCGGCGGTCCAGATCCTCGCTAAGGCGATCGAGGCGACGGGCTCGACGGACGGCAAGGCGCTCGCCGACTATCTCCACCAGGGCAAGCCGACGCGGACCGTGATCGGCGAGATCGCCTACGACAAGAAGGGCGACATCACCCGCCCCGACTACGTGATGTACGTTTGGAAGAAGAACGCTGCCGGCGCCATCGACTACAGCGGCAATGAGGTGACGCAGTAG
- a CDS encoding heme-copper oxidase subunit III family protein gives MTDVAFRSIAPAETRPSQWRRLSDEWSADRQTFRGASWRKAMMWIFLLSDTFVFGCFLLSYMTVRMSTTVPWPNPSKVFALEIGGTELPLILIAIMTFVLISSSGTMAMAVAFGYRHERVKTALLMLLTALLGAMFVGMQAFEWTKLIHEGVRPWGNPWGADQFGSTFFMITGFHGTHVTIGVIALLVIARKVWRGDFDSGRRGFFTSQRGRYENVEIAGLYWHFVDLVWVFIFALFYLW, from the coding sequence ATGACCGACGTCGCGTTCCGTTCGATCGCTCCCGCCGAGACCCGGCCGAGCCAGTGGCGGCGCCTCTCGGACGAGTGGTCGGCCGACCGTCAGACCTTCCGCGGCGCGTCCTGGCGCAAGGCCATGATGTGGATCTTCCTCCTCAGCGACACCTTCGTGTTCGGCTGCTTCCTGCTGTCCTACATGACGGTGCGGATGTCGACGACCGTGCCCTGGCCGAACCCGAGCAAGGTCTTCGCCCTCGAGATCGGCGGCACCGAGCTGCCCCTCATCCTGATCGCGATCATGACCTTCGTGCTGATCTCAAGCAGCGGCACCATGGCGATGGCGGTCGCCTTCGGCTACCGGCACGAGCGCGTGAAGACCGCGCTCCTGATGCTGCTGACGGCGCTCCTCGGCGCCATGTTCGTCGGGATGCAGGCCTTCGAATGGACGAAGCTGATCCACGAGGGCGTGCGGCCCTGGGGCAATCCGTGGGGTGCGGACCAGTTCGGCTCGACGTTCTTCATGATCACGGGCTTCCACGGCACGCACGTCACGATCGGGGTCATCGCGCTCCTCGTCATCGCCCGCAAGGTCTGGCGCGGCGATTTCGATTCCGGCCGGCGCGGCTTCTTCACGAGCCAGCGCGGACGCTACGAGAACGTCGAGATCGCGGGCCTCTACTGGCACTTCGTCGATCTCGTCTGGGTGTTCATCTTCGCCCTGTTCTATCTCTGGTAG
- a CDS encoding diguanylate cyclase, with protein sequence MHALIEAGLNRRWYDLRLPAALEARYHSEHEPPDGWYLQSWMVIFIAFNILSLKVDLDAFGAEAIAIPAGLTLGLFVPLAIGSIIILRGRPSAGVQMGAVLVTGLVDMAIVLNSARIAPPEHAHTYLILAAIVPLVVGMIAPLSFRHSLVFCFGSFALYVISIVAFGLSDTGGSGVPLLVASLVLVPLKLAYSREWETKRSFLFGLREKAQAEALAQANARLTILSETDPLTGVANRRLFTERLRAVWESRPVDGDWIGIVVVDIDRFKLLNDSAGHAAGDACLTRVAEALRGPVEARGGLIARYGGEEFVALVPGLTEAAACAAGEEMRQAVAGLAIPHPGLGPRRYVTVSVGVTAARTRWRNEGLDADSLLKAADEALYRAKNGGRDRVEIEAATRPLTQALTGPRPARRIAVAATRVISVSRPAA encoded by the coding sequence ATGCACGCGCTGATTGAGGCCGGCCTGAACCGGCGCTGGTACGACCTCCGGCTGCCCGCGGCGCTGGAAGCGCGCTACCACTCCGAGCACGAGCCGCCGGACGGCTGGTATCTCCAGTCGTGGATGGTGATCTTCATCGCCTTCAACATCCTGTCTCTGAAGGTCGATCTCGATGCCTTCGGGGCGGAGGCGATCGCCATCCCGGCGGGCCTCACGCTCGGTCTTTTCGTGCCGCTGGCGATCGGCTCGATCATCATCCTGCGAGGACGTCCCTCCGCCGGTGTCCAGATGGGCGCGGTGCTCGTGACGGGGCTCGTCGATATGGCGATCGTGCTCAACAGCGCGCGGATCGCGCCGCCGGAGCACGCGCATACCTACCTGATCCTCGCGGCCATCGTGCCGCTCGTGGTCGGGATGATCGCGCCCCTCTCCTTCCGGCACAGTCTCGTCTTCTGCTTCGGCAGCTTCGCCCTCTACGTGATCTCGATCGTCGCCTTCGGACTCAGCGACACCGGGGGCAGCGGGGTCCCGCTGCTCGTGGCGAGCCTGGTTCTGGTGCCGCTGAAGCTCGCCTATTCCCGGGAATGGGAGACCAAGCGCAGCTTCCTGTTCGGCCTGCGCGAGAAGGCGCAGGCGGAGGCCCTGGCGCAGGCGAATGCGCGCCTGACCATTCTCTCGGAGACGGACCCGCTGACGGGCGTGGCGAACCGGCGCCTGTTCACGGAGCGCCTGCGGGCGGTCTGGGAATCCAGGCCGGTGGACGGCGACTGGATCGGCATCGTTGTCGTCGACATCGACCGCTTCAAGCTCCTGAACGACTCGGCCGGTCACGCGGCCGGGGATGCCTGCCTGACCCGCGTCGCCGAGGCGTTGCGGGGACCGGTCGAGGCGCGGGGCGGCCTCATCGCCCGCTACGGCGGCGAGGAGTTCGTTGCCCTGGTTCCCGGCCTCACGGAGGCGGCGGCCTGCGCGGCCGGCGAGGAGATGCGCCAGGCGGTCGCCGGTCTCGCGATCCCGCATCCGGGACTCGGCCCACGCCGCTACGTCACCGTGAGCGTCGGCGTGACGGCGGCGCGGACCCGCTGGCGGAATGAGGGGCTCGACGCCGATTCGCTTCTCAAGGCCGCCGACGAGGCTCTCTACCGGGCGAAGAACGGCGGGCGGGACCGGGTCGAGATCGAGGCCGCCACACGGCCTCTCACGCAAGCTTTGACCGGGCCGCGGCCGGCCCGGCGCATTGCCGTGGCGGCCACGCGCGTCATCAGCGTGTCGCGGCCGGCGGCGTGA
- a CDS encoding cytochrome C oxidase subunit IV family protein: MAAGAAHETGQAHPIRLYLLVWGWLFVLSACSYLVDYFHLHGYLRWFLILLFMIVKAGLIVAVFMHMAWERLALVYAILVPPAALLVFVAIMTFEASYTLLTRLAFAGG; the protein is encoded by the coding sequence ATGGCGGCCGGCGCAGCGCACGAGACCGGGCAGGCCCACCCGATCCGGCTCTATCTCCTCGTCTGGGGCTGGCTGTTCGTGCTGAGCGCCTGTTCCTACCTCGTCGACTACTTCCACCTGCACGGGTACCTGCGCTGGTTCCTGATCCTGCTGTTCATGATCGTGAAGGCCGGCCTGATCGTCGCCGTCTTCATGCACATGGCCTGGGAGCGCCTCGCGCTCGTCTACGCGATCCTCGTTCCACCGGCAGCCCTCCTCGTCTTCGTGGCCATCATGACGTTCGAGGCGAGCTACACGCTCCTCACCCGCCTTGCCTTCGCCGGCGGCTGA
- a CDS encoding ABC transporter ATP-binding protein translates to MSVAGINVLVEETRARQAAAASPLLAVRGVSAYYGSVAALRDVDIEVAEGEIVTLIGANGAGKSTLMMTIFGSPQARTGSVRFAGQDITRLPTHAIARLGIAQSPEGRRVFPRMSVQENLQMGASLHGGRHFAEDLERVCTLFPRLKERLQQRAGTMSGGEQQMLAIARALMSRPRLLLLDEPSLGLAPLVVKQIFGAIRDLNRREGMTIFLVEQNAYHALKLAHRGYVLVNGRVTMSGSGRTLLDDPAVKAAYLEGGIVEASTIAEAKG, encoded by the coding sequence ATGAGCGTTGCCGGCATCAACGTCCTCGTCGAGGAGACCCGCGCACGCCAGGCGGCCGCCGCTTCCCCGCTCCTCGCGGTGCGGGGCGTCTCGGCCTATTACGGCAGCGTCGCTGCGCTCCGCGACGTCGATATCGAGGTCGCGGAGGGCGAGATCGTCACGCTGATCGGCGCCAACGGGGCCGGCAAGTCGACCCTGATGATGACGATCTTCGGCTCTCCGCAAGCGCGCACCGGCAGCGTCCGCTTCGCCGGGCAGGACATCACCCGGCTTCCAACCCACGCCATCGCGCGGCTCGGAATCGCGCAATCCCCGGAGGGGCGACGCGTCTTCCCGCGCATGAGCGTGCAGGAGAACCTGCAGATGGGCGCGAGCCTCCACGGCGGGCGCCACTTTGCCGAGGATCTGGAGCGGGTCTGCACCCTGTTCCCGCGCCTGAAGGAGCGCCTGCAGCAGCGCGCCGGCACCATGTCGGGCGGCGAGCAGCAGATGCTCGCCATCGCCCGCGCCCTGATGAGCCGGCCGCGCCTCCTCCTCCTCGACGAGCCGTCGCTCGGCCTCGCGCCCCTCGTCGTGAAGCAGATCTTCGGGGCCATCCGCGACCTCAATCGGCGCGAGGGGATGACGATCTTCCTCGTGGAGCAGAACGCCTACCACGCCCTCAAGCTCGCCCACCGGGGCTACGTCCTCGTGAACGGTCGCGTCACGATGAGCGGCAGCGGTCGCACCCTGCTCGACGATCCGGCCGTGAAGGCGGCCTACCTGGAGGGCGGCATCGTCGAGGCATCGACGATCGCCGAGGCGAAGGGCTGA
- a CDS encoding cytochrome-c oxidase, producing MTLVLVYLAALAALSARWLARQRLASKPWLETGAALDLPPGPMRIPAAKLGVSVLLAAIGLLFALLVAAYGMRVPRESWQSLPDPHILWLTTGLLALASLALHGGKGAAERDGRSALMLWLAAALTAMLGFLAGQGLAWRQLLDLGAGPNASAAGAFFYLITALHALHVGGGLVALCAITARAATAPGTEASRLGVGLCALYADALLGVWLVLFGLLFRTPWSGWIYALCGPA from the coding sequence ATGACCCTCGTGCTCGTCTACCTCGCCGCGCTCGCGGCCCTGTCCGCCCGGTGGCTGGCGCGGCAGCGGCTCGCCTCGAAGCCATGGCTAGAGACCGGCGCAGCGCTCGATCTCCCGCCTGGGCCGATGCGGATCCCGGCCGCTAAGCTCGGCGTGTCGGTGCTGCTGGCGGCGATCGGCCTGCTTTTCGCGCTGCTGGTGGCGGCCTACGGGATGCGCGTCCCGCGGGAGTCCTGGCAGAGCCTGCCCGATCCGCACATCCTCTGGCTGACGACGGGACTTCTCGCCCTGGCGAGCCTCGCGCTGCACGGGGGGAAGGGCGCGGCGGAACGTGATGGGCGGAGCGCCCTGATGCTCTGGCTGGCCGCCGCGTTGACGGCGATGCTCGGCTTTCTCGCCGGTCAGGGCCTCGCCTGGCGCCAGCTCCTCGACCTCGGCGCCGGCCCGAACGCCAGTGCGGCGGGCGCCTTCTTCTACCTGATCACTGCCCTGCACGCCCTTCACGTGGGTGGCGGTCTCGTCGCCCTCTGCGCAATCACGGCCCGCGCGGCGACCGCGCCCGGAACGGAGGCATCGCGCCTCGGCGTGGGGCTTTGCGCCCTCTATGCCGATGCCCTGCTCGGCGTCTGGCTCGTCCTGTTCGGGCTCCTGTTCCGGACGCCTTGGTCGGGCTGGATCTACGCCCTGTGCGGCCCCGCCTGA
- a CDS encoding cytochrome c oxidase subunit I, with product MPKGGIDDVELYHPHSWLTKYVFSQDAKIIAVQYATTALAIGLVALILSWLIRLQLGFPGVASLIGPKEYYQLITMHGMIMVIYLLTALFLGGFGNYLIPLMLGARDMVFPYVNMLSYWIYLLAVLVLVASFFAPGGPTGAGWTLYPPQAILSGTPGQEWGIVLMLLSLILFIIGFTMGGVNYVVTVLQARAPGMTLMRMPLTIWGIFTATILALLAFPALFVGAVMMLLDRLLGTSFFMPAIIEAGQRLRYGGGSPILFQHLFWFFGHPEVYIVALPAFGIVSDLISTHARKNIFGYRMMVWAIVAIGALSFVVWAHHMYVSGMNPYFGFFFATTTLVIAIPTAIKVYNWVLTLWRGDIHLTLPMLFAIAFIVTFLNGGLTGLFLGNVVVDVPLSDTMFVVAHFHMVMGVAPILVIFGGLYHWYPKVSGRMLDERLGHLHFWTTFLGAYAIFFPMHYLGLMGVPRRYFDIEGLSFATPSVATLNAFISVVAFLVGAAQIAFLYNLVHSRTHGAPAGGNPWRATTLEWQTPTTPPPHGNWGAHLPVVYRWPYDYSVPGASEDFIPQNQPERIPGPSPISTAAPA from the coding sequence CTGCCGAAAGGGGGCATCGACGACGTCGAACTCTACCACCCGCACAGCTGGCTGACGAAGTACGTCTTCAGCCAGGACGCCAAGATCATCGCCGTCCAGTACGCGACGACCGCGCTGGCGATCGGCCTTGTCGCGCTGATCCTGTCCTGGCTCATCCGGCTCCAGCTCGGCTTTCCCGGCGTCGCCTCCCTGATCGGGCCGAAGGAATATTATCAGCTCATCACCATGCACGGCATGATCATGGTGATCTACCTGCTGACCGCCCTCTTTCTCGGCGGGTTCGGCAATTACCTGATCCCGCTGATGCTCGGCGCCCGGGACATGGTGTTCCCCTACGTCAACATGCTGAGCTACTGGATCTACCTGCTCGCCGTGCTCGTCCTCGTGGCGAGCTTCTTCGCGCCGGGCGGCCCGACCGGAGCCGGCTGGACCCTCTACCCGCCGCAGGCGATCCTCTCCGGCACGCCGGGCCAGGAATGGGGCATCGTGCTGATGCTCCTCTCCCTGATCCTGTTCATCATCGGCTTCACGATGGGCGGCGTGAACTACGTCGTGACCGTGCTCCAGGCGCGGGCGCCCGGCATGACCCTGATGCGGATGCCGCTCACCATCTGGGGCATCTTCACCGCCACGATCCTGGCGCTTCTCGCCTTCCCGGCGCTGTTCGTCGGCGCCGTGATGATGCTCCTCGATCGCCTGCTCGGCACGAGCTTCTTCATGCCCGCGATTATCGAGGCGGGGCAGCGCCTGCGCTACGGCGGCGGCAGCCCGATCCTGTTCCAGCACCTGTTCTGGTTCTTCGGCCACCCGGAGGTCTACATCGTGGCGCTCCCCGCCTTCGGGATCGTCTCGGACCTGATCAGCACGCACGCGCGCAAGAACATCTTCGGATACCGGATGATGGTCTGGGCGATCGTCGCCATCGGGGCGCTGAGCTTCGTCGTGTGGGCGCACCACATGTACGTCAGCGGGATGAACCCGTATTTCGGCTTCTTCTTCGCCACGACGACGCTCGTCATCGCCATCCCGACGGCGATCAAGGTCTACAACTGGGTCCTGACCCTCTGGCGCGGAGACATCCATCTCACGCTGCCGATGCTGTTCGCCATCGCCTTCATCGTGACTTTTCTAAACGGCGGCCTGACTGGTCTCTTTCTCGGCAACGTGGTGGTCGACGTCCCGCTCTCCGACACGATGTTCGTCGTCGCACACTTCCACATGGTGATGGGCGTCGCGCCGATCCTCGTCATCTTCGGCGGCCTGTATCACTGGTATCCGAAGGTCAGCGGCCGGATGCTGGACGAGCGCCTCGGGCACCTGCACTTCTGGACGACCTTCCTCGGCGCCTACGCGATCTTCTTCCCGATGCACTATCTCGGGTTGATGGGCGTCCCGCGCCGCTACTTCGACATCGAGGGCCTCAGCTTCGCCACGCCCTCGGTCGCGACGCTCAACGCCTTCATCAGCGTCGTCGCCTTCCTCGTCGGCGCCGCCCAGATCGCGTTCCTCTACAACCTCGTCCACAGCCGGACCCACGGCGCGCCGGCCGGCGGCAATCCGTGGCGGGCGACCACCCTGGAGTGGCAGACCCCCACGACGCCGCCGCCCCACGGCAATTGGGGCGCGCACCTCCCCGTGGTCTACCGCTGGCCCTACGATTACAGCGTGCCGGGCGCGTCCGAAGACTTCATCCCCCAGAACCAGCCCGAACGCATCCCGGGCCCGTCCCCCATCTCCACCGCGGCACCCGCATGA
- a CDS encoding CsbD family protein: MAVDQDRVEGSATNLGGKVKEGAGRVTGDEKLKNEGIADQVKGKVQNAVGSVKDALKGK, translated from the coding sequence ATGGCTGTCGATCAGGATCGCGTCGAAGGCTCGGCCACCAACCTCGGCGGGAAGGTCAAGGAAGGCGCCGGCCGGGTGACGGGCGACGAGAAGCTCAAGAACGAGGGCATCGCCGATCAGGTCAAGGGCAAGGTGCAGAACGCCGTGGGCAGCGTGAAGGACGCGCTCAAGGGCAAGTAG
- a CDS encoding PAS domain-containing protein yields the protein MPISWATYPARRHECSGLTYSSLRSSINASKSGIIESRCRSMIFTTNAAGRLAYLSPGWAEITGQDARSAANYGWVRVVHPEDAEIVRALVARAIDEGREFSVRYRLIDRQGRPVWVAAVAMPRHDPHRHGFLGFLGSVNEILGAVSKETRADGLVGRLIAPEVGPGRVPRSSHEIAAAHILAAQAETLRTSSRSARQAIEFAAFEVSRQLTHGEDGVVSAELH from the coding sequence GTGCCGATCTCGTGGGCCACGTATCCCGCCCGTCGCCATGAATGCTCCGGGTTGACGTATTCTTCGTTGCGGTCAAGCATCAATGCAAGCAAGAGTGGCATCATCGAATCCCGCTGCCGATCCATGATCTTTACGACCAACGCCGCCGGTAGACTCGCCTATCTCAGTCCAGGATGGGCCGAGATCACCGGGCAGGATGCGCGGAGTGCCGCGAATTACGGATGGGTGCGAGTGGTGCATCCGGAAGATGCCGAGATCGTGCGCGCTCTCGTGGCACGCGCCATCGACGAGGGCCGCGAGTTCAGCGTCCGCTATCGCCTGATCGATCGGCAGGGACGGCCCGTCTGGGTCGCCGCGGTCGCGATGCCGCGTCACGATCCGCATCGTCACGGCTTCCTCGGCTTCCTCGGCTCGGTGAACGAAATCCTGGGTGCGGTGTCCAAGGAAACCAGGGCCGATGGGCTCGTCGGTCGCCTCATCGCCCCGGAGGTCGGGCCGGGTCGGGTGCCGCGGTCGAGCCACGAGATCGCCGCAGCCCACATTCTGGCCGCACAGGCCGAGACTCTGCGGACGAGCAGCCGGTCGGCTCGGCAGGCCATCGAATTCGCGGCATTCGAGGTGAGCCGTCAGCTCACGCACGGTGAGGATGGTGTCGTCAGCGCCGAACTGCACTGA
- a CDS encoding glycosyltransferase encodes MRVLLVAIGSHGDVLPFLALAAELDRRGHAVTLAAPAPFATMADRAGLAFHALGTCADYARFAAEPELWHPRRGVKAAFRYVSALTEPTFAWLAENWRPGEGIVVASTLGLGARVAQDKFGLPLVTVHVMPILVESRHAPPVLPGFPLPSFLPARFRHWLGRGADTYVIGPAVLPELNAFRARLGLPPVRRLRHWWNSPLRVLLTFADWFVPPQPDWPVQAVQVGFPLADRFGDADDLSPALEAFLEAGEPPLAFTYGSAMRQGRSFFHTAVRTCRRMGRRGVLLAPQEDQVPTELPPDVLHVRYAPFSRLLPRCASLVHHGGIGTVAQGLAAGIPQLVVPVAFDHFDEAQRLKSLGVGTALSRRRFTPRRASAEIRRMLAAPQVAQACATARQRMAGGDGVPAACDVMERLHPA; translated from the coding sequence ATGCGGGTGCTCCTCGTCGCGATCGGCAGCCACGGCGACGTTCTGCCATTCCTCGCCCTCGCGGCCGAGCTCGACCGGCGCGGCCACGCGGTCACGCTCGCGGCCCCGGCTCCCTTCGCGACGATGGCGGACCGGGCCGGGCTCGCCTTCCATGCGCTCGGCACCTGCGCGGATTACGCCCGATTCGCGGCGGAGCCGGAACTCTGGCACCCGAGGCGCGGGGTGAAGGCTGCCTTCCGCTACGTCTCGGCCCTCACGGAGCCGACCTTCGCCTGGCTCGCGGAGAATTGGCGGCCCGGAGAGGGCATCGTCGTCGCCTCGACGCTCGGCCTCGGCGCCAGGGTCGCGCAGGACAAGTTCGGCCTTCCCCTCGTCACGGTCCATGTCATGCCGATCCTCGTGGAGAGCCGTCACGCGCCCCCGGTGCTGCCCGGCTTCCCCCTGCCCTCCTTCCTGCCGGCGCGGTTCCGGCACTGGCTCGGCCGCGGCGCGGACACCTACGTGATTGGACCGGCCGTTCTGCCCGAGCTCAACGCGTTCCGTGCTCGACTCGGTCTGCCGCCGGTGCGCCGCCTGCGCCACTGGTGGAACAGCCCCTTGCGGGTGCTGCTCACCTTCGCGGACTGGTTTGTGCCGCCGCAGCCCGATTGGCCGGTCCAGGCTGTGCAGGTTGGATTCCCCCTCGCCGACCGCTTCGGCGATGCGGACGACCTCAGCCCTGCCCTCGAAGCATTCCTGGAGGCAGGTGAGCCGCCGCTCGCCTTCACCTACGGCTCGGCGATGCGCCAGGGCCGCAGCTTCTTCCACACCGCCGTGCGGACCTGCAGGCGCATGGGCCGGCGCGGCGTCCTCCTTGCGCCACAGGAGGACCAAGTCCCAACCGAGTTGCCGCCGGACGTCCTGCACGTGCGCTACGCCCCGTTCAGCCGGCTGCTGCCGCGCTGCGCCTCGCTGGTTCATCACGGCGGGATCGGGACCGTGGCCCAAGGCCTCGCCGCCGGGATCCCGCAACTCGTCGTGCCGGTCGCGTTCGACCATTTCGACGAGGCGCAACGCCTGAAGAGCCTCGGCGTCGGTACCGCCCTCAGCCGCCGCCGCTTCACACCGAGACGGGCCTCCGCCGAGATTCGCCGAATGCTGGCGGCCCCGCAGGTCGCGCAGGCCTGCGCCACGGCCCGGCAGCGGATGGCGGGGGGCGACGGCGTGCCCGCCGCCTGCGACGTGATGGAGCGCCTCCACCCGGCCTGA
- a CDS encoding DUF6867 family protein gives MPAELFEGSPLLFLLVTVVMGGWAAWMTARGIARTWRPFWQTVPALLAVAAAVRFIHFALFEGTLLSGPRYLADAGVVLAIGAIAFRATRTRQMTTQYRWLYERTSPLTWRERPRAEMP, from the coding sequence ATGCCGGCGGAACTCTTCGAGGGCTCGCCCCTTCTGTTCCTCCTCGTCACCGTGGTCATGGGCGGCTGGGCCGCCTGGATGACGGCCCGCGGCATCGCTCGGACTTGGCGCCCGTTCTGGCAAACCGTGCCGGCGCTGCTCGCGGTCGCGGCGGCCGTCCGCTTCATCCACTTCGCCCTGTTCGAGGGCACGCTCCTCTCCGGCCCCCGCTACCTCGCCGACGCCGGCGTGGTGCTGGCGATCGGAGCGATCGCCTTTCGGGCCACCCGCACCCGGCAGATGACCACCCAGTACCGCTGGCTCTACGAGCGCACCTCGCCGCTGACATGGCGGGAGCGCCCGCGCGCGGAGATGCCGTAG
- a CDS encoding sulfite exporter TauE/SafE family protein encodes MGVLFVLAVGLVAGIISGIVGTGSSIMLVPVLAAVYGPKAAVPIMAVAAVMANVSRVLAWWQAVDRRAFAAYAVPGALAAAAGARTLLVLPARAVDLAIGAFLLAMIPARHWLARHLVRLNLVHLALGGAVIGFLTGIVVSTGPISVPLFVAYGLSKGAFIGTEAAGSFAVYASKTLTFQGAGALPMAELAKGLVVGASLMAGAFLAKPFVLRLSPERFRVLMDGLMLLAGLSMIWSGLVPA; translated from the coding sequence ATGGGCGTTCTCTTCGTTCTCGCCGTCGGTCTCGTCGCGGGAATCATCAGCGGCATCGTGGGTACCGGCTCCTCGATCATGCTCGTGCCGGTGCTTGCCGCCGTCTACGGGCCGAAGGCGGCCGTGCCGATCATGGCTGTCGCTGCCGTGATGGCGAATGTCTCGCGGGTGCTCGCGTGGTGGCAGGCCGTCGATCGGCGCGCCTTCGCGGCCTACGCGGTGCCGGGAGCCCTCGCCGCAGCGGCCGGAGCGCGGACGCTGCTCGTGCTGCCCGCGCGCGCTGTCGACCTCGCGATCGGTGCGTTTCTTCTCGCGATGATCCCGGCCCGGCACTGGCTCGCCCGGCACCTCGTGCGCCTGAACCTCGTCCATCTCGCGCTCGGCGGGGCCGTGATCGGCTTTCTCACCGGCATCGTGGTCTCGACGGGGCCGATCTCGGTGCCGCTCTTCGTGGCCTACGGGCTGTCGAAGGGTGCCTTTATCGGCACCGAGGCCGCGGGTTCCTTCGCCGTCTACGCGAGCAAGACGCTGACCTTTCAGGGGGCGGGCGCGCTGCCGATGGCGGAGTTGGCGAAGGGGCTCGTCGTCGGCGCCTCGCTGATGGCCGGGGCATTCCTCGCCAAGCCCTTCGTGCTGAGACTCTCGCCCGAGCGCTTTCGCGTCCTGATGGATGGGCTGATGCTTCTCGCCGGGCTCAGCATGATCTGGAGTGGCCTGGTCCCCGCGTGA